The following are encoded in a window of Bradyrhizobium sp. WBOS07 genomic DNA:
- a CDS encoding NAD(P)H-quinone oxidoreductase, protein MDKLPAQMTVVAISKPGGPEVLIPEQRSLPQPGPDEILVKVMAAGVNRPDVAQRSGAYPPPPGASDLPGLEIAGEVVAVGSNARRHKVGDKVMSLVAGGGYAQYCIAQDAQAMSVPPALSIKEAGALPETLMTVWHNVFERGGLKAGETLLIHGGSSGIGTMAIQLAKAFGAKVFVTVGSQDKCDACLKLGADRAINYKTEDFVAVVKEETNKEGVNLILDMVAGDYVDRNYDAAAVDGRIVQIATLNGPKVSVNIAKVMVKRLTHTGSTLRPRTNADKAAMVAAIEQKVMPLLREGRVKPLMDSTFPLEKAADAHRRMETSAHIGKIVLEV, encoded by the coding sequence CCCGGACGAGATCCTGGTCAAGGTGATGGCCGCCGGCGTCAACCGGCCCGACGTCGCACAGCGCTCCGGCGCCTATCCGCCGCCGCCCGGCGCCAGCGACCTGCCCGGCCTCGAGATCGCCGGTGAGGTGGTCGCGGTCGGCAGCAACGCCAGGCGGCACAAGGTCGGCGACAAGGTGATGTCGCTGGTCGCCGGCGGCGGCTATGCGCAGTACTGCATCGCCCAGGACGCCCAGGCCATGAGCGTGCCGCCGGCGCTGTCGATCAAGGAAGCCGGCGCGCTGCCGGAGACCCTGATGACGGTCTGGCACAACGTGTTCGAGCGCGGCGGCCTCAAGGCCGGCGAGACGCTGCTGATCCATGGCGGCTCCTCCGGCATCGGCACCATGGCGATCCAGCTGGCGAAGGCGTTCGGCGCCAAGGTGTTCGTCACCGTGGGATCGCAGGACAAGTGTGATGCCTGCCTCAAATTGGGCGCCGACCGCGCCATCAACTACAAGACCGAAGACTTCGTCGCCGTGGTCAAGGAAGAGACCAACAAGGAAGGCGTCAACCTGATCCTCGACATGGTCGCCGGCGACTATGTCGACCGCAACTACGACGCCGCCGCGGTCGATGGCCGGATCGTGCAGATCGCAACCCTCAACGGGCCCAAGGTCAGCGTCAACATCGCCAAGGTGATGGTCAAGCGCCTCACCCATACCGGCTCGACCCTGCGCCCCCGTACGAATGCGGATAAGGCGGCGATGGTGGCCGCAATCGAGCAGAAAGTGATGCCGCTCTTGCGCGAAGGCCGCGTCAAACCGCTGATGGACAGCACTTTCCCGCTGGAAAAGGCCGCCGACGCGCATCGGCGCATGGAAACCAGCGCACATATTGGCAAAATTGTGTTGGAGGTCTAG